The Gouania willdenowi chromosome 7, fGouWil2.1, whole genome shotgun sequence genome includes a window with the following:
- the LOC114467649 gene encoding neurotensin receptor type 1-like isoform X2, with protein MKRTRRSSELMIHDQRKHSTNESKTTESTHTHTRTHTHTLTLACRMEVNATLVLSAVTVIYAVLFVVGCVGNSITVYALLTRRSLQNLQSTVHYHLTSLAVSDLLILVLSMPIELYNFIWFHHPWRFGDAVCRGYYFLRDSCSYATALNIASLSVERYMAIIHPFKTKSIMSRSRTKKLISLMWITSFILSTPMVFIMGQETRQGENICTVVVSDLTMKTVLQVSVCVCVCVCVCAPRERFARSPSLLLRTEWEREQCVTAPSTLRTRTSDSARAQQNN; from the exons ATGAAGAGAACCAGGAGGAGTTCAGAGCTAATGATCCATGATCAGAGGAAACATTCAACTAATGAATCCAAAACTActgagagcacacacacacacacacgcacacacacacacacactgacactcgCGTGCAGGATGGAAGTGAACGCGACGCTCGTTCTGT CTGCGGTCACCGTCATCTACGCGGTCCTGTTTGTCGTGGGCTGTGTAGGAAACTCCATCACCGTTTACGCCTTGCTCACCAGGAGGTCCCTGCAGAACCTGCAGAGCACCGTGCACTACCACCTGACCAGCCTGGCCGTGTCAGACCTGCTGATCCTGGTTCTGTCCATGCCCATCGAGCTCTACAACTTCATCTGGTTCCACCACCCGTGGCGGTTCGGGGACGCCGTGTGTCGGGGGTACTACTTCCTGCGGGACAGCTGCTCTTACGCAACCGCGCTCAACATCGCGAGCCTGAGCGTGGAGCGCTACATGGCCATAATACACCCCTTCAAAACCAAGAGCATCATGTCCAGGAGCCGCACCAAGAAGCTGATTAGCCTCATGTGGATCACGTCCTTCATCCTCTCCACTCCGATGGTCTTCATCATGGGTCAGGAGACCCGCCAGGGGGAGAACATCTGCACCGTGGTGGTCTCTGACCTCACCATGAAGACCGTTCTACAggtaagcgtgtgtgtgtgtgtgtgtgtgtgtgtgtgtgcgccgcGTGAGCGCTTTGCGCGCAGCCCTTCTCTCCTTTTACGCACCGAGTGGGAACGCGAACAATGCGTAACAGCTCCGTCAACTTTACGCACAAGAACCTCTGACAGTGCGCGTGCGCAACAAAACAACTAG
- the LOC114467649 gene encoding neurotensin receptor type 1-like isoform X1 — protein sequence MKRTRRSSELMIHDQRKHSTNESKTTESTHTHTRTHTHTLTLACRMEVNATLVLCENNSVFNDENININISGTNADLDVNTDVFSKAAVTVIYAVLFVVGCVGNSITVYALLTRRSLQNLQSTVHYHLTSLAVSDLLILVLSMPIELYNFIWFHHPWRFGDAVCRGYYFLRDSCSYATALNIASLSVERYMAIIHPFKTKSIMSRSRTKKLISLMWITSFILSTPMVFIMGQETRQGENICTVVVSDLTMKTVLQVSVCVCVCVCVCAPRERFARSPSLLLRTEWEREQCVTAPSTLRTRTSDSARAQQNN from the coding sequence ATGAAGAGAACCAGGAGGAGTTCAGAGCTAATGATCCATGATCAGAGGAAACATTCAACTAATGAATCCAAAACTActgagagcacacacacacacacacgcacacacacacacacactgacactcgCGTGCAGGATGGAAGTGAACGCGACGCTCGTTCTGTGTGAGAATAATTCTGTGTTTAatgatgaaaatattaatattaacatcaGCGGAACCAACGCAGACTTGGACGTAAACACGGACGTTTTTTCCAAAGCTGCGGTCACCGTCATCTACGCGGTCCTGTTTGTCGTGGGCTGTGTAGGAAACTCCATCACCGTTTACGCCTTGCTCACCAGGAGGTCCCTGCAGAACCTGCAGAGCACCGTGCACTACCACCTGACCAGCCTGGCCGTGTCAGACCTGCTGATCCTGGTTCTGTCCATGCCCATCGAGCTCTACAACTTCATCTGGTTCCACCACCCGTGGCGGTTCGGGGACGCCGTGTGTCGGGGGTACTACTTCCTGCGGGACAGCTGCTCTTACGCAACCGCGCTCAACATCGCGAGCCTGAGCGTGGAGCGCTACATGGCCATAATACACCCCTTCAAAACCAAGAGCATCATGTCCAGGAGCCGCACCAAGAAGCTGATTAGCCTCATGTGGATCACGTCCTTCATCCTCTCCACTCCGATGGTCTTCATCATGGGTCAGGAGACCCGCCAGGGGGAGAACATCTGCACCGTGGTGGTCTCTGACCTCACCATGAAGACCGTTCTACAggtaagcgtgtgtgtgtgtgtgtgtgtgtgtgtgtgtgcgccgcGTGAGCGCTTTGCGCGCAGCCCTTCTCTCCTTTTACGCACCGAGTGGGAACGCGAACAATGCGTAACAGCTCCGTCAACTTTACGCACAAGAACCTCTGACAGTGCGCGTGCGCAACAAAACAACTAG